One Mus musculus strain C57BL/6J chromosome 2, GRCm38.p6 C57BL/6J genomic window, TATTTGTATGCAACCTTTAAGAAAAACTGGTAACTATCTTTTCCCAGGTTCTTTCTATGGCATCTTTTACATCTTTATTCCTCAAGGTATAGATCAAGGGATTCAACATTGGGATAACAAGTGTGTAAAATATGGAAGACACTTTATCAGTCTCAAATGTTTGACTGGACTTGGgctgcacatacataaatatcaaAGTCCCATAGAAGACAATGACCACAGTGaggtgagacccacaggttgaaaaagcCTTGCATCTGCCTGCAGCAGATTTCATCCTCAGAATAGTTATGAGAATAAACAGATAAGACAGAAGGACGACCAGAAGAGAGGAAATCAAATCAAATGTTGCAAAGAACCTAATTATCACTTCAACCTCATGTGTATTTGAACAGAGCAAAGATATTAATGGGATACAATCACAGAAAAAATGATTGATGATATTGTAGCCACAAAAGGATAAAGTAAATAATCTTATTGTGACAATTAGAGATACAAATACACTGTAGATATATGGGACCGCCACAAGTACCCAACATATTCTTTGTGACATGATGACAGTATAGAGAAGAGGGTTACATATAGCCACGTAACGGTCataagacattgaagaaagaataaaaagttcacaagtaataaaaagaagaaagcaagctaacTGTGTAGCACAAAGATAATAGGAGACTGAATTATGCTCTGCAACAAAATTAACTAACATTTTTGGTCCAATGGCTGTAGAATATCCAAGATCAGTGAAAGCCAGATGTTTGAGAaaaaagtacatgggtgtgtggagaCTGGAGTCCACATTAGTAATAATGATGATGCCTAAATTACCCACTGCTGAGATCAGATAGATAATGAAGAGCAGCCCAAAGAGTGGGGCCTGCAGCTCAGGACGGTCAGTGATGCCTTTCAAAATGAATTCACTCAGCACTGTGAGATTCTGTTTCTCCATGCAGGTATAGTTCAGATTCTGTCCAGGGTAGAAAAAATTATGAtgtcaaaaaaacaacaacaacaacaacaaaaaaaacaaaaacaaaaacttgagaCATTGtcttcttcagaacatttgctaaATAAATCTCTTGTAAATGTATGtgatatattaaatatttcatataGAACATTTGAAAATGAATATACATCTGATTCATATACAATGAATTATGAATGATACAGAGGCAGTAACAGGGATTTGTTTCTCATAtaaggtatttttaaattaaaaaccatTCAGTGTCTCAAGTTAATACATTCATATATAGTTTGAGGTGAAAAGTTATTGGCAGTGAATGGTTTAAAGACTACCTAAGCTTAAACACTTTTCAGTTCATCCAAATTTCAGTCATAAGCAATATATATGCTTCTTTaagaatttaattaattaattatacagGAAAAAACATAATGGTTTAATAAATCTTAATCTGGGAAAAGTAGAGGTTTCCCCTGTCCAGCATAATTCTGGTGCCTGTCTGCCGGTACATAGCAGGGGATTCTGTTTTGGGAATGGTTATACACTAGGGACTTGCCTTTCTGACCAACCATTTATTATAAAACATCCGAATTGGGACTCAGAAATGTTCAGCCAATCAGTTCCCTtgtaaagaaatcaaagatctgcTTCTATCTTAGTGACAGTCTGTCTCCAAACAAAGGCTTTTCTATACCTCATTCAGTTGGCTTAAACCAAGTTGACGACTGTTTCAGTGTTTTCTCTCACACAAACGccacctaagagatttctgaggggaaaaaagaattcatttaaggaaggaaaaaggaaggcatgaaagaagaaagagagtaactcaaggaaaaaaggaaggaggaaggaaggaaggaaggaaggaaggaaggaaggaagaaggtagaagggaggaaggaaatataaagggaggaggaaaataaaggaagaaatgatatACATGCTAAGATAGGCAGGTAGATTAGATGATGTGATACAGACATGGATACAGATAGAAgagataaatataataatttaaaaacctaTTCTTTTGGTGTTACATAAGTAGATAGTGAATAATTACTGTAAAaatcatttttactattttacctAATTATGAAATGATATTAACAGTCAACATATTGAATGTCACCAAGTAAACTACAATTTCAGGCTATGATTTCATAATGTCAAATTCTAAAAATGCATAGACAAATCATTTCAAAGCACAGTTCTTATACCTACAGGTGTTACACCTTGATAAAACATTGGTAAATATTGgataaatatgtacataaaagTATTAAAACAGAAGACAACCGAAACTGACTTcatgaataaacaaaaagaagCTCCATTCCTGTAAATACAAGGTATAGCATGATATGCAATATGTGACATATTTGAAGGATGCCTTGCACAGGCACTATACTAATATAATTCTCTGCATGTTAAAAGACATGAAGTCCTTGCCTTGTTAAAATAGATGAAGATGAAAGGATTCTGATTTCCCATGGTATCTAAATTTCTATTGTCATGGTAAGCAACAGATCTACTACCAAATACCCTGATCAGCTAAAACTGTTTTGTAATAAAGACCCACCAATTTACTCCTgttttgccttcttccttctccctttagAGTTAAAGAGTTTTTACTCTTTAATCCCAAGTAAACTTGTAAGGAAGACCTATATTTACATGATTATTCTTCTGTAGAAGGACTTCAATCCTGGTATTGTGATATAGTGATGAATAGATGACTAAATGTTAATTAggacataaaaattttttaaaaattcagagtttTTTACTGACTCTCATTGCCTGACTAAAGTAAGACATAACAGaattttgtttgttgcttttcttttcatgtagtatttataattttaattctattttaatgtTACATAAATTTTAATGAATTCAATAGAACTCTTAAAGTTCtattgtgaaaattttaattatatatttattcaaatataacaaatttcatttaatatattgTTGAGGAACCTGGAAGAATTGTGTACATTTAAGAAGACTGAAGAAAATAGGACATTTGAATTGGATTTATGCAATTAAGCCTTTTGTAAATTTCTttggagaaaataataataatatatagtaCAAACTATAGTATGAATGTTTTGTAAGGAATTTCATGTAGTTCTATGGTATATAGAATCAGTATTAAAGAATATGATAtcacaaagaatgaataaaatgtcaattatataagtgtgtgtgtatgtgtgtgcatctgtgtacttTGATACAAGAATTCCTTTCAAATACATTACAGGATACTATACACATAAGCAAGTATACAGCCAAATACAAATAAGCTCAATAATTTTAGTAATGTAGAAATTAGGCAGCATATCACAGCTGCAAATGATATTAAGCTAAAATTATTAATTAGAAAAACCATGAACAAAAATTGTCAATAAATATTATACAATGAAAAAGCACAAACTTCAGTAAAAGGTGTAGTGATCAACATATAGTTGTGTGCTACATGCAAATAAATGAGATCACAAAagtttcacatacacacacattatacatatatgataaaTATCATCACAGATCAATCATATGAAATATAGTTTTTGTGTTATTATAGTTGCATAAATACTCATTTTATGGCTCCTTCAAATAAtgttctaataataataattcctaaTTTTGACAAAATAGATCATGTTATAGCTTTAGATGTCATTAGTACATGTGATTAAGAAACAGTTCAAATCTTAAGGGTTTGTTGAGGGAAGGGTATAATAATGAAATACTAAAAAGTAAAGTGTATATGATTAgtacatataagtatatatggtAAATAATGAAATTTTGTCTCTTCTCACCATGTTTTAAATTCTAAGAAACATTTTGCCTTTTCATACTTTGTTAACTGTATAaaattggctattataaattaatatatttagtaTAATTAACTTAGATTCCAGAGTACAGTCATTTTATCTACAACCATGAAAGTGGGGCTCAAAAgtcatttaaatgttttcaatATCTCATTGTGAAGAGAAAATCTCTTTgtctttaataaaataatagtgaATGCCTTTCATCTTTTCCTTAACACAGTCTGAGTCATTTAAATATCTAATCATTAGAAGAAAGTCAAATGAAAAAGAAGTTTCAATTTTTCCCCTCTAAAGTATTATTTCTTATATACTCAACTTTAATTTGTACTTACTTCAGAAATCTGTAGATAAAATTATAGtgcaataaaatatacttttcagCACTAAAAATCAATTCAGTATATCAGACATGTATTTGACTCTTTAAGCTCCAAACATTCAAATGTAATATTCAATTcaagaaaatattcaaaagtaaaaataaacatataatgtATGCTTTTTAGGCATTATGGAGCAATAGGAAATGCAAAAGTGAACCAGGAATGAGTTCTTACAGAGATATCAAAGCCAGAACACATGTGACCACTCTTCTCATCTATTATTTCACCTTTCTGTAAGTGAATGAAAcgtttctctttattttcctaTGTATTTCCTAACTCTATATTTTTAAGGACAATCTATAGATTTGAACTTGACTTCAGATATTCTCCCTGTGGGGTTGCAAGGAACATGATGACAATCCCTAAAGTATTTGAATACATAAAGAAGTGCCTGGGGATTGAACAAGAATTGGCATAGAGAACTTGTGTTTGTCATTACATTTCTTTGTTATAGAAAACAACATAATAATTCTTAGGTTTTCCTTTTAAAGTTTTGGAAATGGATAGTCAAGATGCCTCATTGGATAAATCCACTTGTCAGACAAGTGGAATGCCTGGCAATCATAAAGTGACTCATGAAGACATGAATCCAAGAACCCATGATAGAGACAATGTATTAAAAAAtgctttgatctctctctctctctctctctctcaacatacacatatacacactcatagacacctatgcaagcatgcacacacaaatattaataaataaaactttaaaacttcaAATAATGCTATCATTATCTAAAAGATATTTTAACAGGAGAGACATTGGGTTTAGGACTTTGGAACTGTGCTGAGACTATAAAGACTATAGAGAAAACTAAAGCTTTACTTAAAGCATTTTGAACTATGATGTGGTCAAGTCCTTATGGTGGCATACATGGCTTTTTCCTTCCTACACTGgttcttctttctgcttgttgCTTTCTTTATCCTATATCTCATAGTTCTGCATATTTGAAATAACTTTCCAAAACAATTCAGGCTTCACTTTTACTTCTTCAAGCAATAGCCTGTCAGGTGTTATGCTCTCAGTTTTTAAATGCAGGgatataaaagaatacatacaatgtgtactcactgataagtggatatcgaCCTTAagaactcagaatacccaagatacaattcatagaccatatgaagctcaagaagaaggaaggctaaagtgtggatgctttagtaTTTCTTAGAAGGTGCAACAAAATacacacaggaggaaatatggagacaaattttggagcaaagactgaaggaaaggtcatccagggGTTGCCCCATCTGGGGTTCATCCCATATACTGTCACCAAACatggatgctattgtggatgctaggaaGTGCTTGATGATGGaatcctgatatggctgtctcctgaaagatgctgccagagcctgacaaatgcagaggcagatattcacagccaacAATTGAACAGTGTGGTgtggaggatttggagaaaggactgaaggagctgagagtgtttgcagccccattagGGGGAGCAATAGTTTCAACTGGCCAGATCCCTAGGagttcctgggaactgaaccaccaaccaaagaatacacatggagggaaccatggctcagaatgcatatgtggcagaggattgcCCTGTTGAATATCAGTTGGAGGAGCAgctcttgggcctgagggggtgcaatagactagaccagaaaagaaattcctccagacacataataatcaaaataacaaatgcactaaataaagatagaattttgaatgcagtaaggaaaaaaggtcaagtaaatataaaggcagacttattagaattacatcagacttctcaacagagactatgaaagccagaagaccctggacagatgtcatacagactctaaaagaacacaaatgacaacCCAGCCTACTACATCCAGCAAACTttcattaccatagatggagaaaccaaagtattccatgacaaaatgaaatttacacaatatctttccacgaatccatcccttcaaagtataataaagggaaaacttcaaatAAGGAggaaaactataccctagaaaaagcaagaaagtaatctttcaacaaatttaaaaaagaagataaccatatgaacagaatcccaactctaagaacaaaagtaacaggaagcaacaattacttttctttaatatctcttaatatcaatgaaatcaattacccaataaaaagccatagactaacagactggctacataaacaggacccaacattttgctgcttataggaaacccaactcagggacaaagacagacactacctcataataaaaggctgaaaaacaattttccaagcaaattgtgacaaaaaacaaggtagagcagccattctaatatcgtaTAAAaccaactttcaacctaaagttatcaaaaaaggcaaggagggacacttcatactcatcaaaggtgagTTCTCAACTTTAAACATATATTCtccacactcattaaagaaactttagtaaagctcaaggcacacattgcaccacacacaataatagtgggagatttcaacactccactcttgACAATGGACAGattattgaaacagaaactaagcaaagacacagtgaaactaacagaaattatgaaacaaatagctTTAACAGATATCcatgaacattttatcttaaaacaaaaggctgtaccttcttctcattacatcatgttaccttctccaagttgaccatataatcacaaaacaggcctcaacagatacaaaaatattgaaataatctcatacatTCTGTCTTATCACCATTTAAAAAGGCTGATTTTCAGtaaccaaataaataatagaaaacccatttataagtggaagctgaacaacactctatgataacttgttcaaggaagaactaaagaaattaaagactttagagtttaatgaaaatgaagccacaacataactaaatgtatgggacacaatgaaggcagtcctgaGAGGAAAATTCAGAGCTGGGTGCTtccaaaaaataaactggaaagagaatacactagcagcttgacagcacaactcaaagctctagaacaaaaagaagcaaatttacccaagtggagtagacagcaggaaataatcaaactcaggtctaaaatcaaccaagtggaaacaaaatgaattgttcaaaaaatcaaccaaacccggagctggttctttgagaaaatcaacaaaatagataaatcctcAGCCAGACTAAATAGAGGACACAGGAACAGAATCAtagttaacaaaattagaaatgaaaaaggatacattaaaaaaatgaggaaaaccaaaaaatcatcagatcctgctacaaaagcctatactcaacctggttgaaatggacaattttctagacagataccaagtaccaaagttaaatccggaTCAGATTAACCATCTAAAAAGTctcatataccctaaagaaatacaaacaatcatttatagtctcccaaccaaaaaaagcccaggaccagatgtgtttagtgcagacattcaaagaagacctaattccaacactcctcaaactaattcacaaaatagaaacagaagatactctacccaattcattctttgaagccacaattacaatGATACCTAAAGACCCAACAtagaaagagaacatcagaccaattcccatatgaatatcaatgaaaaaatactcaataaaattcttgccaactgaatccaagaacatatcaggAATAGtacatatatggaaatccatcaacataatccagtatataaacaatctcaaagacaaaaccacatgatcatctatctcctcagatgctgagaaagcatttgacaaaatccaacatgataaaagtttttgataaaagccttggaaaaatcaggaattcaaggtacatacctaaacataataaaagcaatctatagcaaaccagaagccaatatcaaactaaatggagagaaactcaaagcgatcccactaaaatcagggactagacaaggtggcccactatctccctatctattcaatatagtacttgaattcctagccagagcaattagacaacaaaaggaggtcaaggagatacaaattgaaaggaagaagtcaaaacatcactatttgcagatgatataatagtatatataagtgaccctgaagATTCatccagagaacacctaaacctgataaacaacttcagtgaaatagctggatatataattaattgaaacaaatcagtggcctttctctatagaaaaaataaacagactgagaaagaaattagagaaacaacacccttcataataggcacaaataatataaaataccttggtgtgattctaactaaggaagagaaagatctgtatgacaagaacttcaagtctctgaagaaaaaaatcaaagaagattgcataagatggaaagatctcacatgctcattgattggcaggattaatattgtcaaaattgctatcttgccgaaagcaatctacagattcaatgcaatcctcatcaaattcCAACGCAATTCTTTACAGAGTaggaaagagaaatttgcaaatccatctggaataacaaaaaatcttaaCATAGCAAAGACTATTCTTAACAATtaaaaacctctggtggattcaccatctctgacctcaagctgtattacagagcaattgtgataaaactatatgatactggtacaatgacagacacatagaatcaatggaatagaattgaaaaccagaaatgaacccacacacctatggtcacttgatttttgacaaaaggAGCTAATACCtttcagtgggaaaaaagacagcattttcaacaaatggagctgaaccaattggtggttagcatgtagaaaaatgtaaattgcccattcttatctccttgtacaaagcttaagtctaagtggatcaaggaactccacataaaaccagagacagtgaaacttatagaggagaaagtggagaaaagcctcgaagatatgggcacaggggaaaaattcctgaatagaacagcattggcttgtgctgtaagatcaagaattgacaaatgggacctcataaaattgcaaagcttctgtaaggcaaaagacactgtcaataagacagaaaggcaaccaacagattgggaaaggatatttagctatcctaaatcagataggggactaatatccaatatatgtataaataactcaagaagatggactccagaaaataaaataaccctattaaaaatggggctcagagctaaacaaagaattctcacctgaggaatactgaatggttgagaagcacctgaaaaaatgttcagcatccataatcaaaagggaaatgcaaatcaaaacaaccctgagattccacttcacaccagtcagaatggctaacatgaAAAATTCATTTGAcaacagatactggcaaggatgtggggaaaaaggaacactcctccattgttggtgggattgcaagcttgtacaaccactttggaaatcagtctggcagttgctcagaaaattggacatagtactactggaggatcccgcaatacctctcctgggcatatatccagaaaatgttccaactggtaagaaggacacatgctctactatgttcatatcagccttatttataatagccagaagctagaaaaaaccaagatgtccctcaacataggaatggatacagaaaatgtggtacatttatacaatggagtactactcagctattaaaaagctgaatttatgaaattcatatgcAAATGGAAgaatctggagggcatcatcctgagtgaggtaatccaatcgcaaaagaactcaaatgatatgtactcactgttaagtggatattagcccagaaacttagaatccccaagatacaagatataacttgcaaaacacatgaaactcaagaagaacgaagaccagagtgtggacactttgttccttcttagaatttggaacaaaagacctatggaaggagttacagagacaaagtttgttgctgagacaaaaggatggaccatctagagactgccatatccggggatccatcccataccagcctccaaacgctgacaccattgcatacactagcaagattttgttgaaaggacccagatatagctgtctcttgtgaggctatgccggggcctagcaaacacagaagtggatgctcacaatcagctattggatggatcacaggacccccaatggaggagctagagaatgtacccaaggagctaaaggggtctgtaaccctataggaggaacaacagtatgaactaaccagtacaccccagagctcgtgcctctagctgcatatgtatcagaagatggcccaataggccatcattggaaagggaggcccattggtcttgcaaactttatatgcctcagtacagaggaacaccagggccaagaagtgggagtgggtggggaggggagtgggaaggtgaaggtgaaggtatgggggacttttgggatagcattggaaaagtaaatgaagaaaatacctaataaaaaaatttttaaaatgttcaaagcccttagtcatcagagaaatgcaaaccaaaacagtcctgagattctacctcatgccATTCAGAATAGCAAAGATCAATAACTAAGGTGATATCAGATgctgggaggatgtggagaaagaggaacactcctccattgctggtggtattgcaagctgatTCAACCACACTGAAAATCAGTTTGCCAGTTCCTCAGATAATTTTACATAGTACTATGGGAATttccaacaataccactcctgggcatatacccagcaGATTTtacaatttgtaataaggacacatactgcactttgttcatagcagcattattatagctagaagcaggaaagaacccagatgtcctttaacagaggaatggatacagaaaatgaggtacatttaaacaatggagtactacacagctgctaaaaacaatgaatttatgaaatccttagactaatggatggatctggaggatgtcatcctaaGAGAGGttacctaatcacaaaagaagacacatgatatgcactcactgataagtggatattagccctgaagctcagaatatccaagatacaatttgcaaaacacatgaaactcaagaaaaaggaagactaaagtgtggatacttcaatccttctatGTATGTggctttatacccacagatattTGTAATCCACATCTCTCAAAAAAACATTATTTGCAGTGAATGGTAGACATTACATAAACCTACAACCAATCTAATTGCAGGATTTTGGACCCTAATTCTTGGGCTTAAAcctctaaaacaattcttgcacCTAATGCTCAATCACGAAGTATTGCAAAAGGGCAGGCAACAAGCTTTTAAGAAGAAAAGGATTCAGATTTGGGGATGAGAAtgtgtgtctcctagtaatgccCCACATTTCATTCTTAATTCTCATCAACATTATTGCATACACATGAGCTAATAGAGAGCAGTAATAGATATCTCTAAATGAACAGATCTTAATAATCTGAGGCCTcagccttacacacacacacacacacacacacacacacacacacacacacacacacacacaaacacacacacacaaatgaaaacaaataaacaaacaaaacagagagagccAAAGAGTGCTGAAAGTGAAAGTAAATGGTCATCCCCAGGGAGAAGCACACTAATTGGTCATTTCACTGCCAAATATCAACTCTTAAATCAAGCACCCAAGTAATATTATACAGATTGAGTTGGATATATTTaggattacatgtgtgtatattaatacatatacacatttaataaaacttaatgaatatataaaagaTATCAATTTGatagaaaacaaggaaaaacatATGGGAGGTTTTGAAGGGAGTAAAAATggagtaattatattttaattccaaacataaatttaaaaattagtttgaGGTTTCTTAGAAGGTCAAGAATGGTTGTGTTATTGAATGTTGACTCTAGATAAAGTTGTTATTCTGGAATGGGATCTAATCTGAAACAGATAGCAGTGTAATTTTGTTATAATTGCAATCCTGGTACCAGCCTTAACCTTGAAACATGAATACAAAAGCTGAGACTGGACAGCTTA contains:
- the Olfr1085 gene encoding olfactory receptor 1085 codes for the protein MEKQNLTVLSEFILKGITDRPELQAPLFGLLFIIYLISAVGNLGIIIITNVDSSLHTPMYFFLKHLAFTDLGYSTAIGPKMLVNFVAEHNSVSYYLCATQLACFLLFITCELFILSSMSYDRYVAICNPLLYTVIMSQRICWVLVAVPYIYSVFVSLIVTIRLFTLSFCGYNIINHFFCDCIPLISLLCSNTHEVEVIIRFFATFDLISSLLVVLLSYLFILITILRMKSAAGRCKAFSTCGSHLTVVIVFYGTLIFMYVQPKSSQTFETDKVSSIFYTLVIPMLNPLIYTLRNKDVKDAIERTWEKIVTSFS